A region from the Anomaloglossus baeobatrachus isolate aAnoBae1 chromosome 11, aAnoBae1.hap1, whole genome shotgun sequence genome encodes:
- the LOC142256233 gene encoding uncharacterized protein LOC142256233, with amino-acid sequence MEEEKLSVPVQETGTQPSEFDKMSQAEDNDDFQQETPVRVWEDTVDQKAIDCPREDRELLRRLFHDLHLVNTIGIVSAAPSAMELDTPPSWSPTARTTQPWEFDKMLQAEDNNNYRQETPVRVWEDTVDPKAMDCPRDDQEVLRRLFHALHLVNTIGISSAAPSAMELDTPPSWSPTARTTYQDLQAQAAFSNPVATSRVREPEVLPKKEEDYHFYRYIEEKMEQLPPDMKLLCMQKVMEVVHKYAVAQAVSSKKPKPP; translated from the exons GACTCAACCTTCGGAGTTTGACAAAATGTCGCAAGCTGAAGACAACGATGATTTTCAACAGGAAACTCCTGTGCGTGTCTGGGAAGACACTGTGGACCAAAAAGCAATAGATTGTCCAAGAGAAGATCGGGAGCTTTTGCGGCGTTTATTCCACGATCTGCACCTGG TTAATACCATTGGGATCGTATCGGCAGCTCCATCAGCCATGGAATTGGATACCCCTCCAAGTTGGTCGCCCACTGCCAGAAC GACTCAACCTTGGGAGTTTGACAAAATGCTGCAAGCTGAAGACAACAATAATTATCGACAAGAAACTCCTGTGCGTGTCTGGGAAGACACTGTGGACCCAAAAGCAATGGATTGTCCAAGAGACGATCAGGAGGTTCTGCGGCGTTTATTCCATGCCCTGCACCTGG TTAATACCATTGGGATCTCATCGGCAGCTCCATCAGCCATGGAATTGGATACCCCTCCAAGTTGGTCCCCCACTGCCAGAAC CACTTATCAAGATCTCCAAGCTCAAGCAGCTTTTTCCAATCCTGTGGCAACCTCCAGGGTGAGGGAACCTGAGGTTCTACCAAAGAAGGAGGAGGATTACCATTTCTATCGATATATTGAAGAAAAAATGGAGCAGCTGCCACCAGACATGAAATTGCTATGCATGCAAAAAGTTATGGAGGTTGTCCACAAGTATGCCGTCGCCCAAGCAGTGTCATCCAAGAAGCCCAAACCCCCTTAG